The genomic segment AGCCCTGCCCTTCCCGTTCTGCTTCCTGAACACGGTCTTTGTTGATGATCTGTACATCCTGACCAATGCGAGCATTTTTGTCCACAATGGCTCGGCGAATGGTGGTGTTCGGGCCGATGCCAATGGGAATGCCAGAATCATCGCGATCGCCCTTGCGTTCAACCTGGGATTGATAATAGTCAGCGCCCAGCAATAGGGAATCTTGAATATTACAGCCCGTTTCCACCCGCGAGCGAATACCCAAAACAGAGTGATGGATTTGGCATTCTTTTAGAATACAGCCGTCTCCAATCATCGATTCCGTGATTTGGCAGTTTTGCAGCTTGGTGGGCGGCAGATAGCGAGCCCGGGTGTAAATAGGCGCTGTTTTGTCATAAAAGCTGAAGGAAGGATTGGGTTGGGCCGTGAGGGCAAGGTTGGCATCATAAAATGCCTCAATGGTTCCAATATCTTCCCAATAGCCCTTAAACAGGTAGGCTTGAACGTTGTAATCCTTCGCTGATGCAGGAATAATTTCCTTACCAAAGTCCGTTTGATCTAACGAGTTTTGCAGCAGATCAAACAACACCTGACGCTTGAAGACATAGATACCCATGGAGGCAATGTAGGGCATCTCCTGAGCTTCGCTAGCCGTCAACCCTAGGGTGGTGGTATCGACACGCATCGCTTTCAGCTCGTCGCCCTTGGGCTTTTCTGAGAAATCAATCACTCGCCCGGAGTCGTTGATTTTCATCAACCCAAAACTAGAGGCCCGCTTCTCATCAATGGGCACAACCGATAGGGTGATATCCGCGTTGGTTTCGCGGTGGCGCTCGATGAACAAGCGGTAGTCCATGCGATAGAGATGATCCCCGGAGAGAATCAAAAACTCGTCAATGTCCCATTGATCCAGCAACCAGAGATATTTTCTGACCGCATCCGCCGTTCCTTGAAACCAGCTTGGGTTATCCGGTGTTTGCTGAGCGGCCAACACTTCCACAAATCCATCACTAAACCCGGAAAAGCTGTAGGCCCGAGAAATGTGTCGATTGAGGGACGCGGAATTGAACTGGGTTAGAACGTAAATTTTAAGAATTTCGGAGTTAACGCAGTTGCTAACCGGAATATCAATCAGGCGATACTTACCAGCTAGAGGTACGGCTGGCTTTGCACGCTGCTTAGTGAGTGGATATAGACGGGTGCCGGCACCCCCTCCCAGGATGATTGCGAGTACTCGTTTCACAAGAACCTCTTAACTGCCTCTTAAATTGTGCCATCTTCTCTCCCCCTAAGTGTCTGACTGTAGGACACGATTGGCAAGAGGGGATCACGAATATTTGAGGACTTTCCCTCCGGAAAGGGGCGATCGCTCCCGGATTAACTAGGGTTGATCGATGGCTCTCGGCGCAAGTTTTGGGGTTTGATCATGCCAGGATTGGGCTTTCTGGCGCAGGGTTTGGCGTTCTGCATCTGTCATCTTGTCGAGGTGTTTGAGGATAAAACTCATCCGTCCTTGGGACTGAAGCTTTTCTCGGTGGCGATCAAGAAAGTCCCAGTAGAACATATTGAATGGACAGGCATGGTCTCCATAGCGATCGCGGTGATCATAGCGACAGCTTTTGCAATAGTCGCTCATTTTGTTGATGTAGTTGGCTGAGGCGGCGTAGGGCTTGGTGGCCAGCATTCCCCCATCGGCAAACAGCCCCATCCCCAGCACGTTGGTTTGCATCACCCAGTCGTAGGCATCGATGAAAGCCGCGTGGAACCATTGCTCCACCGCTTGGGGCTCAAGCCCGGCAATCAGAGCAAAGTTGCCCAAGATCATGAGCCGCTGAATATGGTGGGCATAGCCGGTGCGCTCGACCTGATCCAGGGTTTGGTGCAGGCAGTTCATGTCCGTCTTCTGAGCATCCCAAAAGAAGGCCGGCAGGGATTCATGATGCCCAAACCAGTTGCTCTGGGGGTAAGTATCGTCCACATGGTACTGATAAATGCAGTGCATATATTCCCGCCAGCCCAGCACTTGGCGGATAAACCCCTCGACGCTGTTGAGCGGTAGCTGTCGATCCCAGTAGGCCGCCTCCGCTGCCCGGATCACCTCTAAGGGATGGAGTAAGCCGAGGTTGAGGTAGGGCGACAGCAGAGCGTGCCAGAGCGTGTCCTGCCCCGTGACCATGGCATCTTGATAGGGGCCAAAGGTGGGGAGACGATGGTCGATAAAGTAGTCCAGCACCTGTAGAGCTTGGGAGCGGGTGACTGCCCACCCAAAGGGAGCGATCGCTCCATACTGGCTCCCATTGTCCTGCTCCACGGTCGCCATGACGGCGCGGGTGATGGCATCGGGCTCAAACCAGAGGGGCGGCGGTGGATTCAGACCAGTCTTAGGCGGTTTGCGGTTGTCTTGATCCAGGCTCCAGCGTCCTCCCACAGGCTTTTTGCCCTCCATCAGCACCTGAAAGCGACGGCGACCGGTGCTGTAGAAGTTGCCCATGACGAGCTGGGTTGCGCCCTTAGACCAAGCGTGAAATGTTTCCGCATCCCACAGAAAATGATTGTTGGGCACTAGGGTTAGTTCGCAGGGCAACGTTAGGGCCGGCAACCAGCGCTGCAGGGGGCGATCGCTGGGCACCATCACCCGCAGTTCCGTGATCCCCTGCTGGGTCACCCAGTCCCGCAGCGCTGGTTCAAAGGACTCTGCGATCGCGTAGGTTACGGGCCAGCCCGCCGGACGTAGTTCCTCAGCAAAATGTCGCATCGCCGACCAGACCAGCACCAGCTTCTGCCGGTGGTAGGGCAGCGATCGCCCCTGCTGCCGGGATTCGATCAAGAGAACGGGCGTCGCGGCCCGTTGATCTGCACAACTGGCCAGGGCCGCCTGCTCCTGCCAGAGTTGATCTCCCAAAACCCAAATGCCGATCGTCATGGCTGCTCTTTGCTTCGTTCCATCATGATCCCAGACGCTGTCGCCAGGCCCTGACTCTATTGTGCAGATCTGGAGCCAGCCAGTCATCATGGTGGAGATAAATAGGTAGGCGGGGGCGCAGATCCCAGCCGGCCTGTTCGAGATGATCAGCCAGGGTGCGATCGCAGGGATGGGGATAGTCGGGGTTGACTTCATCGGTGGGGCCAATGCCGCCAACGTCCCGCGCACCGGCCTCCAGACAGGCAAGCAGAGTGGGGACAGAAACTAGGTTGGGCGGAATTTGCAGGGTTATGTCTGGCAGCAGTTGACGAGCGATCGCCACTACATCGGGCAGGCGATTGGCATCAAAGGCGTCCCCATCCCATGTCTGGGAAGTCCCAGGACGATGGGGCTGCAGGATCACTTCCTGGATATGACCATAGCGTTGGTGAACCTCAGCGATCGCCCTCAGGGTGTCCTGCCAGTCCATCGGGGACTCGCCAATGCCCAAGAGCAGCCCCGTGGTGAAGGGAATGTGTAATTCCCCAGCCCATTCCAACTGCTGTAAGCGCCGCTGCGGATCTTTACTGGGGGCATGGCGATGAACTGTCTGTA from the Leptolyngbya sp. CCY15150 genome contains:
- a CDS encoding glucose-1-phosphate adenylyltransferase; translated protein: MKRVLAIILGGGAGTRLYPLTKQRAKPAVPLAGKYRLIDIPVSNCVNSEILKIYVLTQFNSASLNRHISRAYSFSGFSDGFVEVLAAQQTPDNPSWFQGTADAVRKYLWLLDQWDIDEFLILSGDHLYRMDYRLFIERHRETNADITLSVVPIDEKRASSFGLMKINDSGRVIDFSEKPKGDELKAMRVDTTTLGLTASEAQEMPYIASMGIYVFKRQVLFDLLQNSLDQTDFGKEIIPASAKDYNVQAYLFKGYWEDIGTIEAFYDANLALTAQPNPSFSFYDKTAPIYTRARYLPPTKLQNCQITESMIGDGCILKECQIHHSVLGIRSRVETGCNIQDSLLLGADYYQSQVERKGDRDDSGIPIGIGPNTTIRRAIVDKNARIGQDVQIINKDRVQEAEREGQGFYIRSGIVVILKNAVISDGTII
- a CDS encoding cryptochrome/photolyase family protein is translated as MTIGIWVLGDQLWQEQAALASCADQRAATPVLLIESRQQGRSLPYHRQKLVLVWSAMRHFAEELRPAGWPVTYAIAESFEPALRDWVTQQGITELRVMVPSDRPLQRWLPALTLPCELTLVPNNHFLWDAETFHAWSKGATQLVMGNFYSTGRRRFQVLMEGKKPVGGRWSLDQDNRKPPKTGLNPPPPLWFEPDAITRAVMATVEQDNGSQYGAIAPFGWAVTRSQALQVLDYFIDHRLPTFGPYQDAMVTGQDTLWHALLSPYLNLGLLHPLEVIRAAEAAYWDRQLPLNSVEGFIRQVLGWREYMHCIYQYHVDDTYPQSNWFGHHESLPAFFWDAQKTDMNCLHQTLDQVERTGYAHHIQRLMILGNFALIAGLEPQAVEQWFHAAFIDAYDWVMQTNVLGMGLFADGGMLATKPYAASANYINKMSDYCKSCRYDHRDRYGDHACPFNMFYWDFLDRHREKLQSQGRMSFILKHLDKMTDAERQTLRQKAQSWHDQTPKLAPRAIDQP
- the cofG gene encoding 7,8-didemethyl-8-hydroxy-5-deazariboflavin synthase subunit CofG: MSPERPQASSVITYSPAYTLVPTYECFNRCSYCNFRVDPGQDEWLSLSEAETRLRSLQSQGVIEILVLSGEVHPDHPRRSLWFNHIYQLCHLALNLGFLPHTNVGPLRRDEMQRLSQVNVSMGLMLEQMTPKLLQTVHRHAPSKDPQRRLQQLEWAGELHIPFTTGLLLGIGESPMDWQDTLRAIAEVHQRYGHIQEVILQPHRPGTSQTWDGDAFDANRLPDVVAIARQLLPDITLQIPPNLVSVPTLLACLEAGARDVGGIGPTDEVNPDYPHPCDRTLADHLEQAGWDLRPRLPIYLHHDDWLAPDLHNRVRAWRQRLGS